The DNA region AAGAATCTGATTAATTAGTCTCAGGCTAATTTTTTTTTCATGTTAATATGAAATAAATCATTTGTATAAAACCTATTGTAAACCCTAGTATTCCGCCAATTATAGTAATATGTCTTAATTCATTAGATGAGACTCTGAGCACAATATTTTCCAGTTGTTCAATATCATAGGCTTCTATATTGTTGACAATGATCTCTTTAAAGTCCACATTTCTTTCGATCTCGTGAATAAATTCGCTGATCAGCTGGTCTTTATTGGTATTTATTGACCTCTTTGCCCTGTTACGCAGATATGTATTTATGCCAGTATTGATCCTGGACAGAATATCGCTTTTTCCATTGTTATCAGGACTGAATGAATTATCCACCATTTCATCAATTAGAGGAGTCAGGTCTAATTCTTTTAGAACCTTGGACAGGTCCTTCATTGAAATAAGTTCGTCTTCGATTGTTGCTGCGATACCTTTGGAAATATCATTCCTGCGTTTTGGCAGCA from Methanosarcinales archaeon includes:
- a CDS encoding DUF445 family protein, with the protein product MDYTPYFFPFIGAVIGYGTNYIAVKMLFRPQKPIKFGPFVLQGLLPKRRNDISKGIAATIEDELISMKDLSKVLKELDLTPLIDEMVDNSFSPDNNGKSDILSRINTGINTYLRNRAKRSINTNKDQLISEFIHEIERNVDFKEIIVNNIEAYDIEQLENIVLRVSSNELRHITIIGGILGFTIGFIQMIYFILT